The Myxococcota bacterium genome has a segment encoding these proteins:
- a CDS encoding cold shock domain-containing protein, translated as MLHMDEIESGLLVTHRNTGLRYSVVDIGEEEVLLSPEQADLQDLEVPIQLFREEFVSTDRYRGPRGARRSGGRGKRTGGSSQPAVPTGPKCRGKVKKMVRDRGFGFIRGDDGKEVFFHRSGLNAAEYDNLSEGDAVEYVVQEGPRGARAENVKPAAVAAG; from the coding sequence ATGCTGCATATGGACGAAATCGAATCCGGACTCCTCGTGACGCACCGCAACACGGGGCTCCGCTACAGCGTCGTCGACATCGGCGAGGAAGAGGTGCTGCTCTCGCCCGAGCAGGCCGACCTCCAGGACCTCGAGGTCCCGATCCAGCTCTTCCGCGAGGAGTTCGTGTCGACCGATCGCTACCGCGGGCCGCGCGGCGCGCGCCGCTCGGGCGGGCGCGGCAAGCGCACGGGCGGGTCGTCGCAGCCGGCCGTGCCGACGGGCCCGAAGTGCCGCGGCAAGGTCAAGAAGATGGTGCGCGACCGCGGCTTCGGGTTCATCCGCGGCGACGACGGCAAGGAGGTGTTCTTCCACCGCTCCGGCCTGAACGCCGCCGAGTACGACAACCTGAGCGAGGGCGACGCCGTCGAGTACGTGGTCCAGGAAGGGCCGCGCGGCGCGCGCGCCGAGAACGTGAAGCCGGCGGCGGTCGCTGCGGGCTAG
- a CDS encoding NAD+ synthase, which translates to MRIAIAQVNPIVGDLAGNRALVEDAAARAADAGAELVVLPELVLTGYPPMDLLERRGFVRDQLAQLDALRPASQRVAIALGAVIPASGGRRAGADEPFDALWNAAVVLARGEIVAVRAKTLLPTYDVFDEKRYFEPASVREPFRLPASDTTLGVAICEDSWAEEMEYDVDPVSELQWGGARIVLNPSASPWHVGKPAERRAMLARLAQRCGLAIVFANQVGGNDELVFDGGSFVVDAQGQVRAQLPLFEPAFAVVDVPGEGAGTPLAEVADPSGVEQLESGLVLGIRDYFEKQKLPPGAVIGLSGGIDSAVTAHLAALALGPERVLGIAMPGPFSSEHSIADAHELGRLLGIEVRTVDITPVFDAYRLLFAQLFGERADYGLTQQNIQSRIRGATLMAVSNEESRLVLATGNKSELSVGYCTLYGDTVGGIAVLGDVYKRDVYALAHHANRAAPRIPKGSIEKPPSAELAPNQLDTDDLPPYDVLDAVLAQAIEGELGRESIVAPPGATAEAARAIVRRLDRNEYKRRQTPLVLRTSRKAFGSGRRLPIVHRYEG; encoded by the coding sequence ATGCGAATCGCGATCGCCCAGGTGAACCCGATCGTCGGCGACCTCGCCGGCAACCGCGCGCTCGTCGAGGACGCCGCCGCGCGCGCGGCCGACGCGGGTGCCGAGCTCGTCGTGCTGCCCGAGCTCGTGCTCACCGGCTACCCGCCGATGGACCTCCTCGAGCGCCGCGGCTTCGTGCGCGACCAGCTCGCGCAGCTCGACGCGCTGCGGCCCGCGTCGCAGCGCGTCGCGATCGCGCTCGGCGCGGTGATCCCCGCGTCCGGCGGTCGACGGGCGGGCGCCGACGAGCCGTTCGACGCGCTGTGGAACGCGGCCGTCGTGCTGGCGCGCGGCGAGATCGTCGCCGTGCGCGCGAAGACGCTGCTCCCGACCTACGACGTCTTCGACGAGAAGCGCTACTTCGAGCCCGCCTCGGTCCGCGAGCCGTTCCGCCTGCCCGCGAGCGACACGACGCTCGGCGTCGCGATCTGCGAGGACAGCTGGGCCGAGGAGATGGAGTACGACGTCGACCCCGTCTCCGAGCTGCAGTGGGGCGGCGCGCGCATCGTGCTCAACCCGTCGGCCTCGCCGTGGCACGTCGGCAAGCCGGCCGAGCGGCGCGCGATGCTCGCGCGGCTCGCGCAGCGCTGCGGCCTCGCGATCGTCTTCGCGAACCAGGTCGGCGGCAACGACGAGCTCGTCTTCGACGGCGGCTCGTTCGTCGTCGACGCGCAGGGCCAGGTGCGCGCGCAGCTCCCGCTCTTCGAGCCCGCGTTCGCGGTCGTCGACGTTCCGGGCGAGGGAGCGGGCACGCCGCTCGCCGAGGTCGCCGACCCGAGCGGCGTCGAGCAGCTCGAGTCCGGGCTCGTGCTCGGCATCCGCGACTACTTCGAGAAGCAGAAGCTCCCGCCCGGCGCGGTGATCGGCCTGTCGGGCGGCATCGACTCCGCGGTCACCGCGCACCTCGCGGCGCTCGCGCTCGGGCCGGAGCGCGTGCTCGGCATCGCGATGCCCGGGCCGTTCTCGTCGGAGCACAGCATCGCGGACGCGCACGAGCTCGGGCGGCTGCTCGGCATCGAGGTGCGCACGGTCGACATCACGCCCGTCTTCGACGCCTACCGTCTGCTCTTCGCGCAGCTCTTCGGCGAGCGCGCCGACTACGGGCTCACGCAGCAGAACATCCAGTCGCGCATCCGCGGCGCGACGCTCATGGCCGTGTCGAACGAGGAGAGCCGGCTCGTGCTCGCGACCGGCAACAAGAGCGAGCTGTCGGTCGGCTACTGCACGCTCTACGGCGACACGGTCGGCGGCATCGCCGTGCTCGGCGACGTCTACAAGCGCGACGTCTACGCGCTCGCGCACCACGCGAACCGCGCCGCGCCGCGGATTCCGAAGGGATCGATCGAGAAGCCGCCCTCCGCCGAGCTCGCACCGAACCAGCTCGACACCGACGACCTCCCGCCGTACGACGTGCTCGACGCCGTGCTCGCACAGGCGATCGAGGGCGAGCTCGGGCGCGAGTCCATCGTCGCGCCGCCGGGCGCGACGGCGGAGGCGGCGCGCGCGATCGTGCGGCGGCTCGACCGCAACGAGTACAAGCGGCGCCAGACGCCGCTCGTCCTGCGCACGTCGCGCAAGGCGTTCGGCTCGGGCCGACGCCTCCCGATCGTGCATCGCTACGAGGGGTGA
- a CDS encoding alpha/beta hydrolase, translating into MEVVGPASCYYVSQRLRLHYVDWGNAKAPPLLLVHGGRDHARSWDRVALALRDRYHVVAPDLRGHGDSAWAVGSNYAIHEFVYDLAQLVDVVAPDGGPVTAVGHSFGGAILTTYAASFPDRFAKLVNAEGFGPPPGLADRMASTPMHEQMRTWIEQMRGLAARAPRRYASIEDAAKRMEQENPSLSEAQAEHLTVHGVARNEDGTYSWKFDNYFRSFPPRAWSPNAIVELWARVTCPTLLVRGSDSWAARPDADPRFRAFPNARSVEVAGAGHWVHHDAFDGFVAAVEDFLAE; encoded by the coding sequence ATGGAAGTCGTCGGTCCCGCCTCCTGCTACTACGTCTCGCAGCGTCTCCGCCTCCACTACGTCGACTGGGGGAACGCGAAGGCGCCGCCGCTTCTGCTCGTGCACGGCGGGCGCGACCACGCGCGCAGTTGGGACCGCGTCGCACTCGCACTGCGCGATCGCTACCACGTCGTCGCGCCCGACCTGCGCGGACACGGCGACAGCGCCTGGGCCGTCGGGAGCAACTACGCGATCCACGAGTTCGTCTACGACCTCGCGCAGCTCGTCGACGTCGTGGCGCCCGACGGCGGCCCGGTGACGGCGGTCGGTCACTCGTTCGGCGGCGCCATCCTCACGACCTACGCAGCGAGCTTTCCCGACCGGTTCGCGAAGCTCGTGAACGCGGAGGGCTTCGGGCCGCCCCCCGGCCTCGCCGACCGCATGGCGTCGACGCCGATGCACGAGCAGATGCGCACGTGGATCGAGCAGATGCGCGGCCTCGCGGCGCGCGCGCCGCGTCGCTATGCGTCGATCGAGGACGCCGCGAAGCGCATGGAGCAGGAGAACCCGTCGCTCTCGGAGGCGCAGGCCGAGCACCTCACGGTGCACGGAGTCGCGCGCAACGAGGACGGGACCTACAGCTGGAAGTTCGACAACTACTTCCGCTCGTTCCCGCCGCGCGCGTGGTCGCCGAACGCGATCGTCGAGCTGTGGGCACGGGTCACCTGCCCGACGCTGCTCGTGCGCGGGAGCGACAGCTGGGCGGCGCGGCCCGACGCCGACCCGCGCTTCCGCGCCTTCCCGAACGCGCGCAGCGTCGAGGTCGCCGGCGCCGGCCACTGGGTGCACCACGACGCATTCGACGGCTTCGTCGCGGCGGTCGAGGACTTCCTCGCCGAGTGA
- a CDS encoding MaoC family dehydratase, with protein MPDPIRIPSVAALKDFVGKPMGPCEWVTVSQERIDAFAAATGDHQWIHTDPDRARTQSPFGGTIAHGYLTLALAPPLMDQLFLVEGCSMAVNSGIERMKLQEPVPAGARLRVTMEITNVRMLPNGGARTTIHCVFEVEGGRRPACIVDAVLVYFP; from the coding sequence ATGCCCGATCCGATCCGCATCCCGAGCGTCGCCGCGCTGAAGGACTTCGTCGGCAAGCCGATGGGCCCGTGCGAGTGGGTCACGGTGAGCCAGGAGCGCATCGACGCCTTCGCCGCCGCGACCGGCGACCACCAGTGGATCCACACCGACCCCGATCGCGCGCGCACGCAGTCGCCGTTCGGCGGCACGATCGCGCACGGCTACCTGACGCTCGCGCTCGCACCTCCGCTCATGGACCAGCTCTTCCTCGTCGAGGGCTGCTCGATGGCGGTGAACTCGGGCATCGAGCGCATGAAGCTGCAGGAGCCCGTGCCGGCCGGAGCGCGCCTGCGCGTCACGATGGAGATCACGAACGTGCGCATGCTGCCGAACGGCGGTGCGCGCACGACCATCCACTGCGTCTTCGAGGTGGAGGGCGGACGACGCCCGGCGTGCATCGTCGACGCCGTGCTCGTCTACTTCCCCTGA
- a CDS encoding glutathione S-transferase family protein, whose protein sequence is MIRVHHLERSRSQRVLWLLEELGVDYEVVRHARDPVTQRAPDALRAVHPLGKSPVIVDGDVVLAESGAIVDYLVVRHGRGALAPHHDDADFPRYLYWLHFAEGSGMFPLLLDLFLGMAGDGAAPLRDAVGAEIDALLAFLERELEGREWLLGARFSAVDPLVSFVAEFASTRRDLAAHPNVRAWLERAHARPAYQRALARGA, encoded by the coding sequence ATGATCCGGGTGCATCATCTCGAGCGGTCGCGGTCGCAGCGCGTGCTGTGGCTGCTCGAGGAGCTCGGCGTCGACTACGAGGTCGTCCGCCACGCGCGAGATCCCGTGACGCAGCGCGCGCCCGACGCGCTGCGCGCCGTGCACCCGCTCGGGAAGTCGCCCGTCATCGTGGACGGCGACGTCGTGCTCGCCGAGTCCGGTGCGATCGTCGACTACCTCGTCGTCCGCCACGGCCGCGGTGCGCTCGCGCCACATCACGACGACGCCGACTTTCCCCGCTACCTCTACTGGCTCCACTTCGCGGAAGGCTCGGGGATGTTCCCGCTGCTCCTCGATCTCTTCCTCGGGATGGCGGGCGACGGCGCGGCGCCGCTGCGCGACGCGGTCGGCGCCGAGATCGACGCGCTGCTCGCGTTTCTCGAGCGCGAGCTCGAAGGGCGCGAGTGGCTGCTCGGCGCGCGCTTCTCCGCCGTCGACCCGCTGGTGTCGTTCGTCGCCGAGTTCGCGTCGACGCGCCGCGACCTCGCGGCCCACCCGAACGTGCGCGCGTGGCTCGAGCGCGCGCACGCGCGCCCCGCCTACCAGCGCGCACTCGCGCGCGGCGCGTGA
- a CDS encoding 4a-hydroxytetrahydrobiopterin dehydratase, with the protein MSRPPALDEDGIERALRELPSWRIERGRLHREFRFRDFVEAFGFMTSAALVAERMDHHPEWSNVWATVRVDLVTHDAGAVTELDVALARAMDTIAEGTAAEER; encoded by the coding sequence GTGTCGCGCCCCCCCGCACTCGACGAGGACGGCATCGAGCGCGCACTGCGCGAGCTTCCGTCGTGGCGCATCGAGCGCGGCCGACTCCACCGCGAGTTCCGCTTCCGCGACTTCGTCGAGGCCTTCGGCTTCATGACGAGTGCCGCGCTCGTGGCCGAGCGGATGGACCACCACCCCGAGTGGTCGAACGTGTGGGCGACGGTGCGCGTCGATCTCGTCACGCACGACGCGGGTGCCGTCACCGAGCTCGACGTCGCGCTCGCGCGCGCGATGGACACGATCGCCGAGGGCACGGCCGCGGAGGAGCGATGA
- a CDS encoding DHH family phosphoesterase, producing MRRIIVCDGADIARFWSRIGAAQDEELTWVPREDESRARPPGFRALQGGLTADAISKLEPRAGDRYAIASDEAPWIRNAIRAIDEAAPGAPILVLSDKLADDDLPDRPRLRRSGLTSLLRDDVDEQFDHLENLQRVTELRELLDPREKVGILLQPDPDPDGIACGYALRILLGRKRASAPLISFGEVKRPENLALVEALGIDVRTVAPEELEEFDGLVLVDVQPNVFGDPPPQRVLSVDAVIDHHPERTGYEAKLKDIRVSYGATATIVTEYLRAAKVELNSKLATGLLYGIKSDTQLLGRDTTSRDMKSFAHLHAAHSPALLRRIERPALPLDGMRALGRALSRSQVRDGVHLLALGRVREDVIPQVADMALQAEGAEWSVAAGVVGSDIVFSVRNVGYVRAAGEVVRSVVEGLGVGGGHRSMAKGIIPVKAFRERYGKVTREQVESVLFDAFMRAIHDGRE from the coding sequence GTGCGCCGCATCATCGTCTGTGACGGAGCGGACATCGCCCGGTTCTGGAGCCGCATCGGTGCGGCGCAGGACGAGGAGCTCACGTGGGTGCCGCGCGAGGACGAGTCGCGCGCGCGACCGCCGGGGTTCCGCGCGCTGCAGGGCGGCCTCACGGCCGACGCGATCTCGAAGCTCGAGCCGCGCGCGGGCGACCGCTACGCGATCGCGAGCGACGAAGCGCCGTGGATCCGCAACGCGATCCGCGCGATCGACGAGGCCGCGCCCGGTGCCCCCATCCTCGTGCTCTCCGACAAGCTCGCCGACGACGACCTGCCCGACCGCCCGCGGCTGCGTCGCAGTGGCCTCACGTCGCTGCTGCGCGACGACGTGGACGAGCAGTTCGACCACCTCGAGAACCTGCAGCGCGTGACCGAGCTGCGCGAGCTGCTCGACCCGCGCGAGAAGGTCGGCATCCTGCTCCAGCCCGACCCCGATCCCGACGGCATCGCCTGTGGCTATGCGTTGCGGATCCTGCTCGGACGCAAGCGCGCGAGCGCTCCGCTGATCTCGTTCGGCGAGGTGAAGCGCCCGGAGAACCTCGCGCTCGTCGAGGCCCTCGGCATCGACGTCCGCACCGTCGCGCCCGAGGAGCTCGAGGAGTTCGACGGGCTCGTGCTGGTCGACGTCCAGCCGAACGTGTTCGGCGACCCGCCGCCGCAGCGCGTGCTCTCGGTGGACGCCGTGATCGACCACCACCCCGAGCGCACGGGCTACGAGGCGAAGCTCAAGGACATCCGCGTCTCCTACGGCGCGACGGCGACGATCGTCACGGAGTACCTGCGCGCCGCGAAGGTCGAGCTCAACTCGAAGCTCGCGACCGGCCTCCTCTACGGGATCAAGAGCGACACGCAGCTGCTCGGCCGCGACACGACGAGCCGCGACATGAAGTCGTTCGCGCACCTGCACGCCGCGCACAGCCCGGCGCTGCTGCGCCGCATCGAGCGGCCGGCCCTCCCGCTCGACGGCATGCGCGCACTCGGGCGCGCGCTCTCGCGTTCGCAGGTGCGGGACGGCGTCCACCTGCTCGCACTCGGGCGCGTGCGCGAGGACGTCATCCCGCAGGTCGCCGACATGGCGCTGCAGGCGGAGGGCGCGGAGTGGTCGGTCGCCGCCGGCGTCGTCGGCAGCGACATCGTCTTCTCGGTGCGCAACGTGGGCTACGTGCGCGCCGCGGGCGAGGTGGTGCGCAGCGTCGTCGAGGGGCTCGGCGTCGGCGGCGGTCATCGCTCGATGGCGAAGGGCATCATCCCGGTGAAGGCCTTCCGCGAGCGCTATGGCAAGGTCACGCGCGAGCAGGTCGAGAGCGTGCTGTTCGACGCGTTCATGCGCGCCATCCACGACGGGCGCGAGTAG
- a CDS encoding Smr/MutS family protein: MGARVAASAEGDAGDEPWVVPIGSAFDLHSFAPRDVLAAVDAYLDAARELGLVEVRLVHGRGKGVQRAQVRRMLAADPRVERFGDAPADRGGWGATIAWLRPLAANADTGSGD, encoded by the coding sequence GTGGGAGCGCGCGTTGCGGCGAGCGCCGAGGGCGACGCCGGCGACGAGCCGTGGGTGGTGCCGATCGGGTCGGCCTTCGACCTCCATTCGTTCGCGCCGCGCGACGTGCTCGCGGCGGTCGATGCCTACCTCGACGCGGCGCGCGAGCTCGGGCTCGTCGAGGTGCGGCTCGTCCACGGACGCGGGAAGGGCGTGCAGCGCGCCCAGGTGCGGCGCATGCTCGCCGCCGACCCGCGCGTCGAGCGCTTCGGCGACGCTCCCGCCGACCGCGGAGGCTGGGGCGCGACGATCGCGTGGCTGCGTCCTCTCGCCGCGAACGCCGACACCGGGAGCGGGGACTAA
- a CDS encoding metallophosphoesterase has product MQRIFVGDVQGCVDELDLLIERAHVEFGGDFELWLVGDLVNRGPDNLGVLRRVRALRDAGRARVVLGNHETGLLMKALGLRARSASDTIDDVLGARDAQEWLDWLRGLPLCETGDIAGQRFAMVHAAAHPDWTLDELAERAHRASERLRREGPEELARFLSADGPSRDTDRDVLDRITRCRSVGADGAWSDALPDAAADAWHARWSQRGHDYGVVYGHWALQGLHVAPGLRGLDTGCVHHGRDHDGFLTAWLPEASPEGARAPFDAPDDRLWQVPALRRYYPG; this is encoded by the coding sequence GTGCAACGCATCTTCGTCGGAGACGTCCAGGGCTGCGTCGACGAGCTCGACCTGCTGATCGAGCGCGCACACGTCGAGTTCGGCGGTGACTTCGAGCTCTGGCTGGTCGGCGACCTCGTCAACCGCGGGCCCGACAACCTCGGTGTGCTGCGCCGCGTTCGCGCGCTGCGCGACGCGGGTCGCGCGCGCGTCGTGCTCGGCAACCACGAGACCGGGCTCCTGATGAAGGCGCTCGGCCTGCGCGCGCGGAGCGCGTCCGACACGATCGACGACGTGCTCGGGGCGCGCGACGCGCAGGAGTGGCTCGACTGGCTGCGCGGCCTCCCGTTGTGCGAGACGGGAGACATCGCCGGCCAGCGCTTCGCGATGGTGCACGCCGCCGCGCACCCCGACTGGACGCTCGACGAGCTCGCGGAGCGCGCGCACCGCGCGAGCGAGCGGCTGCGCCGCGAGGGCCCCGAAGAGCTCGCGCGCTTCCTGTCGGCCGACGGTCCGTCGCGCGACACCGATCGCGACGTGCTCGACCGCATCACGCGCTGTCGTTCGGTCGGCGCCGACGGCGCCTGGTCCGACGCGCTGCCCGACGCGGCGGCCGACGCATGGCACGCCCGGTGGAGCCAACGCGGTCACGACTACGGCGTCGTCTACGGCCACTGGGCGCTGCAGGGCCTGCACGTCGCGCCGGGCCTCCGCGGCCTCGACACGGGATGCGTGCACCATGGCCGCGACCACGACGGCTTCCTCACCGCCTGGCTCCCCGAGGCGTCGCCCGAAGGTGCGCGCGCGCCGTTCGACGCGCCCGACGATCGCCTCTGGCAGGTTCCTGCGCTGCGCCGCTACTACCCGGGCTGA
- a CDS encoding M48 family metalloprotease — MRDRFSPAFARAAALGLATLVVLSGSFAGCSTNPVTGREEIVLMSEEREDEIGKQAAVEVAAQLGIVDDPKLHEYVNAIGQELASLSPRSDVEYEFEVVEMEEPNAFALPGGYVYVSRGLLALANSEAELANVIGHEIGHVAARHAAQRDTVQKAATILSILGMAAAVATSGDGRAVLASQYLGAGIVASYSREQERQADRVAIELTAKAGIDPGGMARFLKQLDNATRLQTGASRAPGFFDSHPATPERFAEATTRAQVERWSPGFSIAKSRREFLERIDGIVVGPAAKEGVFRENIFLHADMRFALRFPHGWRQLNLRDRVVAVSPGGDAITALELAGAGDDPRAAAAAYARANQLGLDDAAPIRIGDLHAFRARSTVRTGNGFVDALLTWVAYDGQIYLLTAGTPAGAFPKYEGILRSFARGFRPLREADLAQIDELRLRIVEAKEGDTLAALSEREGNAWNLNELAVANAMFVGDALEAGQLVKIARRERYVPARRDEAPAPPRAPLQGPLPPPVGDR; from the coding sequence ATGCGAGATCGCTTCTCCCCCGCCTTCGCGCGCGCCGCCGCGCTCGGACTAGCAACGCTCGTCGTGCTGTCGGGCTCGTTCGCGGGCTGCAGCACGAACCCGGTGACGGGGCGCGAAGAGATCGTCCTGATGTCCGAGGAGCGCGAGGACGAGATCGGCAAGCAGGCCGCGGTGGAGGTGGCCGCGCAGCTCGGCATCGTCGACGACCCGAAGCTCCACGAGTACGTGAATGCGATCGGCCAGGAGCTCGCCTCGCTGTCGCCGCGCAGCGACGTCGAGTACGAGTTCGAGGTCGTCGAGATGGAGGAGCCCAACGCGTTCGCGCTGCCCGGCGGCTACGTCTACGTCTCGCGCGGCCTGCTCGCCCTCGCGAACTCCGAGGCCGAGCTCGCGAACGTGATCGGCCACGAGATCGGCCACGTCGCGGCGCGCCACGCCGCGCAGCGCGACACCGTGCAGAAGGCCGCCACCATCCTCTCCATCCTGGGCATGGCCGCGGCGGTCGCGACGTCGGGCGACGGCCGCGCCGTGCTCGCGTCGCAGTATCTCGGCGCGGGGATCGTCGCCTCGTACTCGCGCGAGCAGGAGCGGCAGGCGGATCGCGTCGCGATCGAGCTCACCGCGAAGGCGGGCATCGACCCCGGTGGCATGGCGCGCTTCCTGAAGCAGCTCGACAACGCGACGCGCCTGCAGACGGGCGCGAGCCGCGCGCCCGGCTTCTTCGACTCGCATCCCGCGACGCCCGAGCGCTTCGCCGAGGCGACGACGCGCGCGCAGGTCGAACGCTGGTCGCCCGGGTTCTCGATCGCGAAGAGCCGGCGCGAGTTCCTCGAGCGGATCGACGGCATCGTCGTCGGCCCCGCGGCGAAGGAGGGCGTGTTCCGCGAGAACATCTTCCTGCACGCCGACATGCGGTTCGCGCTCCGCTTCCCGCACGGCTGGCGCCAGCTGAACCTGCGCGACCGCGTCGTCGCCGTCTCGCCGGGCGGCGATGCGATCACGGCGCTCGAGCTCGCCGGGGCAGGCGACGACCCGCGCGCCGCCGCCGCCGCCTACGCGCGCGCGAACCAGCTCGGCCTCGACGACGCCGCGCCGATCCGCATCGGCGATCTCCACGCGTTCCGCGCGCGCTCGACCGTGCGCACCGGCAATGGCTTCGTCGACGCGCTGCTGACGTGGGTGGCGTACGACGGCCAGATCTACCTGCTCACCGCCGGCACGCCGGCCGGCGCGTTCCCGAAGTACGAGGGCATCCTCCGCTCGTTCGCGCGCGGCTTCCGCCCGCTGCGCGAAGCCGACCTCGCGCAGATCGACGAGCTGCGTCTGCGCATCGTCGAGGCGAAGGAGGGCGACACGCTCGCCGCGCTCTCCGAGCGCGAGGGCAACGCGTGGAACCTGAACGAGCTCGCGGTCGCGAACGCGATGTTCGTCGGCGACGCACTCGAGGCCGGGCAGCTCGTGAAGATCGCGCGGCGCGAGCGGTACGTGCCGGCGCGGCGCGACGAGGCGCCCGCGCCGCCGCGCGCGCCGCTGCAGGGCCCGCTTCCGCCGCCCGTCGGCGACCGCTGA
- a CDS encoding hemolysin family protein, whose translation MDLIGYALVIAACLAGSAFFSSSETALFRLRSHDLEEELEKSKGPGAVAVRDLLGSTSRLLVTILLGNNVVNILGASVAAALAIRLLGPELGIPVSTFFMTVAVLVFCEVIPKAVAARHPRRIAFSIGLPLYLLHQLLRPVHFLFDRIVEPLVRRITGGAEGEEALSPEDVLRLARQAVSDGMETSTPLAIIGATSAAADMTVEEIMVPRTEITAYSLDEPAAQLLEDLLEERFTRALIYKGSIDDIQGLVHLKDLVSLVRAGGTSVEGILKPVLRVPARKLILPLLTDMQRSLCHMAVVKDEFGVTQGLLTQEDILEEIVGEIRDEFDTEELLTIRRLPEGGFEALGSVTVLDFNRESGWSIEAERGDTLGGLVFNTLGHAPRRSERVRVGRYEFTVVDVSGSRIARVRVHEIDEGREDADG comes from the coding sequence TTGGATCTCATAGGTTACGCGCTCGTGATCGCGGCCTGCCTGGCCGGGTCGGCGTTCTTCTCGAGCAGCGAGACGGCGCTCTTCCGCCTGCGCAGCCACGACCTCGAGGAGGAGCTCGAGAAATCGAAGGGCCCGGGTGCGGTCGCGGTGCGCGACCTGCTCGGCTCGACCTCGCGCCTCCTCGTCACGATCCTGCTCGGCAACAACGTCGTCAACATCCTCGGCGCGTCGGTCGCCGCGGCGCTCGCGATCCGCCTGCTCGGCCCCGAGCTCGGCATTCCCGTCTCGACGTTCTTCATGACGGTCGCGGTGCTGGTCTTCTGCGAGGTGATCCCGAAGGCGGTCGCCGCGCGCCACCCGCGTCGCATCGCCTTCTCGATCGGCCTGCCGCTCTACCTGCTGCACCAGCTCCTGCGGCCCGTGCACTTCCTCTTCGACCGCATCGTCGAGCCGCTCGTGCGGCGCATCACCGGCGGCGCGGAGGGCGAGGAGGCCCTGTCGCCCGAGGACGTGCTGCGGCTCGCCCGCCAGGCCGTGAGCGACGGCATGGAGACGAGCACGCCGCTCGCCATCATCGGCGCGACCTCGGCGGCCGCGGACATGACGGTCGAGGAGATCATGGTGCCGCGCACCGAGATCACGGCGTACTCGCTCGACGAGCCGGCGGCCCAGCTGCTCGAGGACCTGCTCGAGGAGCGCTTCACGCGCGCGCTGATCTACAAGGGCTCGATCGACGACATCCAGGGGCTCGTGCACCTGAAGGATCTCGTCTCGCTCGTGCGCGCCGGCGGGACCTCGGTCGAGGGAATCCTGAAGCCCGTCCTGCGCGTGCCCGCGCGCAAGCTCATCCTGCCGCTGCTCACCGACATGCAGCGCTCGCTCTGCCACATGGCGGTCGTGAAGGACGAGTTCGGCGTCACGCAGGGCCTGCTGACGCAGGAGGACATCCTCGAGGAGATCGTCGGCGAGATCCGCGACGAGTTCGACACCGAGGAGCTCCTGACGATCCGGCGGCTGCCCGAGGGCGGCTTCGAGGCCCTGGGCTCGGTGACCGTGCTCGACTTCAACCGCGAGAGCGGCTGGAGCATCGAGGCCGAGCGCGGCGACACGCTCGGCGGGCTCGTCTTCAACACGCTCGGCCACGCGCCGCGCCGCAGCGAGCGCGTGCGCGTCGGCCGCTACGAGTTCACGGTCGTCGACGTGTCGGGCAGCCGCATCGCGCGCGTGCGCGTGCACGAGATCGACGAGGGGCGCGAGGACGCCGACGGCTGA